A window from Taeniopygia guttata chromosome 10, bTaeGut7.mat, whole genome shotgun sequence encodes these proteins:
- the GCNT3 gene encoding beta-1,3-galactosyl-O-glycosyl-glycoprotein beta-1,6-N-acetylglucosaminyltransferase 3: protein MPRPQRAPAARRRWALLLGPLALLAAALALRGTARPDPAGRSRLYRALELSPSRSINCSGVVRGDHKAIEEAQLNNLEVKNRRASLTPGEYLNITRDCRAFKETRRYIEFPLSQEEEEFPIAYSMIIHHKIDMFERLLRSIYAPQNVYCVHVDSKSPAAFQKAVRAIAACFPNVFVASRLESVVYAAWSRLQADLNCMQDLLQSPVPWRYLINTCGTDFPIKTNAEIVRVLQVLQGHNTVESERPSASKQQRWEYHHEVGETISRTAQKKLPPPHSYPMFTGSAYNAVTRDFVQYVFENPTAQKFLEWSKDSYSPDEYVWATLNRMPGVPGGTPLSDKFQLSDMNALPRLVKWEYLEGDISKGAPYPPCTGRHQRSICIYGVGDVPWMLQQHHLLANKFDPEVDDAAIQCLEEYLRHKALYGRGL, encoded by the coding sequence ATGCCGCGGCCGCAGCGGGccccggcggcgcggcggcgctGGGCGCTGCTGCTCGGGCCGCTGGCGCTGCTCGCCGCCGCCCTGGCGCTGCGCGGCACCGCGCGCCCCGACCccgccggccgctcccgccTCTACCGGGCGCTGGAGCTCTCCCCCAGCCGCAGCATCAACTGCTCGGGGGTCGTCCGCGGGGACCACAAAGCCATCGAAGAGGCGCAGCTCAACAACCTGGAAGTGAAGAACAGAAGGGCTTCGCTGACGCCCGGCGAGTACCTGAACATTACGAGGGACTGCAGAGCCTTCAAGGAGACCCGGCGCTACATCGAGTTCCCGctcagccaggaggaggaggagttcCCCATCGCCTACTCCATGATCATTCACCACAAAATCGACATGTTTGAGCGGCTCCTGCGATCCATCTACGCCCCGCAGAACGTTTACTGTGTCCATGTAGACAGCAAATCCCCGGCCGCCTTCCAGAAGGCCGTGCGGGCCATTGCTGCCTGCTTCCCCAACGTCTTCGTGGCCAGCCGCCTGGAAAGCGTGGTCTATGCCGCCTGGTCCCGGCTGCAGGCCGACCTCAACTGCATGCAGGACCTCCTGCAGAGCCCCGTGCCATGGCGCTACCTGATCAACACCTGCGGCACCGACTTCCCCATCAAGACCAACGCCGAGATCGTCCGagtgctgcaggtgctgcagggacacaaCACCGTGGAGTCGGAGAGGCCCTCGGCCTCCAAGCAGCAGCGCTGGGAGTACCACCACGAGGTGGGCGAGACCATCTCTCGCACTGCCCAGAAGAAActgcccccaccccacagcTACCCCATGTTCACGGGCAGCGCCTACAACGCCGTCACACGGGACTTCGTGCAGTATGTCTTCGAGAACCCCACAGCACAAAAGTTCCTCGAGTGGTCCAAGGACAGCTACAGCCCTGACGAGTACGTCTGGGCCACCCTGAACCGCATGCCGGGCGTGCCGGGGGGCACTCCCCTCAGCGACAAGTTCCAGCTCTCGGACATGAACGCCCTTCCCCGCCTGGTCAAGTGGGAGTACCTGGAGGGTGACATCAGCAAGGGCGCGCCCTACCCGCCCTGCACCGGCCGCCACCAGCGCTCCATCTGCATCTACGGGGTGGGCGACGTGCCCtggatgctgcagcagcaccatctCTTGGCCAACAAGTTCGACCCCGAGGTGGACGATGCGGCCATCCAGTGTCTGGAGGAGTACCTGCGCCACAAGGCCCTGTACGGCCGGGGCCTCTGA
- the GTF2A2 gene encoding transcription initiation factor IIA subunit 2, with amino-acid sequence MAYQLYRNTTLGNSLQESLDELIQSQQITPQLALQVLLQFDKAINSALAQRVRNRVNFRGSLNTYRFCDNVWTFVLNDVEFREVTELVKVDKVKIVACDGKNTGSNTAE; translated from the exons ATGGCGTATCAGCTCTATAGGAACACCACGCTGGGGAACAGCCTGCAGGAGAGTCTGGATGAGCTCATACAG TCACAGCAAATCACACCTCAGTTGGCCCTTCAGGTGCTACTTCAGTTTGATAAAGCTATAAATTCAGCACTGGCACAGCGAGTCAGGAACAGAGTCAATTTCAGG GGGTCTCTGAACACATACAGGTTCTGTGACAATGTATGGACATTTGTACTGAATGACGTGGAATTTAGGGAGGTCACCGAACTTGTGAAAGTGGATAAAGTGAAAATTGTAGCATGTGATGGAAAAA aCACTGGTTCCAATACTGCAGAATGA